Part of the Catalinimonas alkaloidigena genome is shown below.
CCCTGTGAACTATTATGGAAAGTCAAAAGCTGAAGCAGAGCTCCTGGTGCAGCAAAGTGAAGTAGATCATGCCATCGTAAGGACAGCGCTGGTATATGGGGTTGCTCCCAGTATGAGCAGAAGTAATATCGTACTGTGGGTGAAGGAAAGTCTGGAAAATGGTAAAAGTATAAAAGTTGTAGATGATCAGTTCAGAACACCAACGCTGGCCGAAGACCTCGCTCAAGCCTGCTGGCTAATAGCACAGAAGAGATCCAGAGGTATCTTCCATATCTCTGATGAAGAAGTTTTTACACCTTACGAATTGTCGCTCCTGGTGGCTGAACATTTTAACCTGGACAAATCCCTGATCAGCCGTACTGATTCTGGTGAGTTTACACAGCCGGCCAAACGTCCGCCCAAAACAGGCTTTATCATTGAAAAAGCAAAAAATGAGCTTGGGTACCAGCCACATACATTTAAAGAGGGCTTGGCATATCTAGAAAAACATCTAAAAAAAACTGAAAAAATCACTGCCTCATAGTTCAGCAGCTTGATGAAAGCCCTGAAAAATATTTATTAGCATAACTTTAATAATTAGCCTAATTTGTTGGTGCTTTATTCAAAATGAAGCACCTTTATTTTGTCTTAAACAATTTGAACCAATTACTAAGTATAAAAATCAAATTATGCGTAAGCCTTTACTGCTCTGTCTGATGTTCCTGACGGGAACGCTCCCCGCTCTTGCTCAGGACCAAGATATTGAAGAGAAAAGCATTGATATGATGATCAATGAGTTTTTTAATCCCGCCGCCGATGCAGTTTTCTCTGTAATTTTTTATCCCATTATTACTCTAAAGGGCGTTGAAGTCCCCTTTATTTTACTATGGCTCATCACTGGGGCTATTGTTTTTACATTTTACCTTAACTTCATCAATATTCGCGGCTTTGGTACGGCCCTGGATATCATCAAAGGAAAATATACGCACGAAGGTGATCCCGGGGAAGTGACTCATTTTCAAGCCCTTACGGCTGCTCTTTCAGGAACTGTAGGCTTAGGAAATATAGCTGGAGTAGCAGTGGCCATTGCTACTGGAGGACCAGGTGCTACCTTTTGGATGATGCTATTTGGTTTATTTAGCATGTCTTCCAAGTTTGTTGAGTGCGCTCTGGGCGTAAAGTTCAGGGATGAACATGCTGATGGTTCAGTTTCCGGTGGGCCTATGTATTACTTGCGTAAAGGTCTGGCAGGCAAAGGTATGGGTAGGTTAGGAGGATTTCTGGCTGCTTTTTTCTCAGTAATGGCGATAGGTGCTTCATTTGGAGGAGGCAATATGTTTCAGGTTAACCAGGCAGCCCAACAGTTTGTCGTGATTACCGGTGGGCAAGACACTATGATTGGGCAGAATACCTGGATATTTGGGCTGATCATGGCGATACTAGTAGCAGTGGTGATCATTGGAGGAATCAAAAGTATTGCCCGTGTAACTGAGCGCATTGTACCCTTCATGACTGCCTTTTATGTGATTTCAGCAATTATCGTGATTGTTACCAATATAGGACAGGTACCTGATGCTTTCGCCACTATTGTTACAGGTGCCATTAGTGGAGAGGCTTTTGGGGGAGGTTTGATTGGAACGCTGATTACTGGGATGAGACGTGCTACCTTTTCCAACGAAGCCGGTGTAGGCTCCGCGGCCATCGCCCATTCAGCAGTAAAAACAAGTGAGCCGGTGACTGAGGGTTTCGTGGCCTCGCTAGAGCCTTTTGTTGATACAGTGGTGGTTTGTACCATGACCGCTTTGGTGATCGTAATTTCAGGAGCGTATAAGGGTGAAAATGTAAACGATGGAATTGCCCTGACTTCCGAAGCATTTGCTTCAGTTATAGATTGGTTTCCCTATATGCTTTCAGTAGCAGTAATATTATTTGCCTTTTCTACCATGATTTCATGGTCATATTACGGAGTCAAAGCCTGGACCTATGTTTTTGGAAAGTCTAATATTTCGGTAACCATTTATAAATTTATTTTCTGCATTTTTATCGTGATCGGTGCCTCAGTGAGTTTGAGTGGTGTGATCAACTTCTCCGACGGAATGCTCTTCGCAATGTCATTGCCTAATATTCTGGGTTGTTATATATTAGCACCGCTTGTAAAAAAGGATATGCAGTCTTTCCTCACCCGGATCAAAAAAGGAAATATAGAAGTTTACGACTAATCTTTATTCTTCACAATAGACCCTGTCGTATTGCTCAGAAGTAAGTGCCTGTCGTTTGATAATCTTACCTGTATAATCCATATGGATGATAATATACAGCTCGGCCTCAGGCACATACTTTTCTGAATAGTAAATACTTTCCTCATCAGAGATACTTCCAAAAAGCCTGATATCATCGTAAGTAGGGCCAAGAATTTCACCTCTCTGATTGCTGAGGATACCATAGCCACCTTCTTTGTAAATCTTGATAACCATTTCCTGAGCAGCGGTTTCTACAACATCAAAGTCACTGATACCCTCATACAATACATAGTCCCCTTCTTCCTCGTACTTTTTTGTAGGTGAAAAGCGATAGATCATCCATTCCTCATTTGCTCTGACCAAGGCAGATGTATCATTCCAATACCTGATTTCATCAAAGATAAAGTCAGTTAGCTGGGTATTATTCTGGTTGATCAAACCATATCCATTTTTGTTTTTAGCAACATAAACTTCGTAATAAGATGAGTCCTCATGACTATAGACGGGCAGCCCGTAGGGCTGAAGCATGGCATCGTATTTAGGTTCAATCAAGGTATTGCTTGAATAACGGTAGATGCCGAATTTTTTATTTTGAAAAATGGCCAGTGTACTATCTTTGTAATTGCTGATACCCTGATAACGTATAGGAATGAGCTCATTGCCCAGGCTGTCAAGTAGGCCTTTTTTACCTTTATCTTCTACTACAAACTTTCCTGATGGATAAAGGCTAAGATTAGAAAAACGACCAGTCAGTACACGTTTTCCTGATTGACTCCAGACTTCTTTAGGCCCATTTTGAGGAGAGATAAGTAAGTATTCTTTTTCTTTTTCACCTGAAGAATTTCCTGGCTTAAGCAGTAAAAAATTGATTCTTTCGGGAGAAACTAATGCAAGTTTTCCACCGTGCTGGAATAACACCTTTACACTGTCTTTAGCATCCTGATAACTTTCAAATAAGAGTGCGAAACTTTCACCCACCAGTTTAACAGAGTCATACACTACCTTTTCATGCTCAGCCTGTAGGTCAAACAAATGGAAGCCTTCCTTATTTTTTAAAGCCAACCAACGGTTATTAAAATATGCTTTCTG
Proteins encoded:
- the rfbD gene encoding dTDP-4-dehydrorhamnose reductase, which encodes MKILITGANGLLGQKLIALLSHEHNIEVVATSRGENVNYYDLPEYHFCSLDITDREQVMQVIGDEKPDVIVHTAAMTNVDACEQNQGDCWKVNVLAVEWLLEAAKEIDAFFIHLSTDFVFSGSNGPLAEDAAIGPVNYYGKSKAEAELLVQQSEVDHAIVRTALVYGVAPSMSRSNIVLWVKESLENGKSIKVVDDQFRTPTLAEDLAQACWLIAQKRSRGIFHISDEEVFTPYELSLLVAEHFNLDKSLISRTDSGEFTQPAKRPPKTGFIIEKAKNELGYQPHTFKEGLAYLEKHLKKTEKITAS
- a CDS encoding alanine/glycine:cation symporter family protein; translated protein: MRKPLLLCLMFLTGTLPALAQDQDIEEKSIDMMINEFFNPAADAVFSVIFYPIITLKGVEVPFILLWLITGAIVFTFYLNFINIRGFGTALDIIKGKYTHEGDPGEVTHFQALTAALSGTVGLGNIAGVAVAIATGGPGATFWMMLFGLFSMSSKFVECALGVKFRDEHADGSVSGGPMYYLRKGLAGKGMGRLGGFLAAFFSVMAIGASFGGGNMFQVNQAAQQFVVITGGQDTMIGQNTWIFGLIMAILVAVVIIGGIKSIARVTERIVPFMTAFYVISAIIVIVTNIGQVPDAFATIVTGAISGEAFGGGLIGTLITGMRRATFSNEAGVGSAAIAHSAVKTSEPVTEGFVASLEPFVDTVVVCTMTALVIVISGAYKGENVNDGIALTSEAFASVIDWFPYMLSVAVILFAFSTMISWSYYGVKAWTYVFGKSNISVTIYKFIFCIFIVIGASVSLSGVINFSDGMLFAMSLPNILGCYILAPLVKKDMQSFLTRIKKGNIEVYD